From Pirellulales bacterium, the proteins below share one genomic window:
- a CDS encoding NADH-quinone oxidoreductase subunit C: MPKAATMDAVLTRFPTATTSEYRGAARAVVSSSEVIEVLRFLKDELGFDLLNDITCVDYLNYRDSTDRFGLVYIVSNTTTNEQWVVRTFLNEPDLVVPTATGLWKGANWMEREVWDMFGITFAGHPDHRRILLPDEFTAFPLRKDYPLQGRGERHNFPVLTRESA, from the coding sequence ATGCCCAAAGCCGCCACCATGGACGCTGTGCTCACCCGCTTTCCAACGGCAACGACGAGTGAATATCGCGGAGCGGCTCGTGCGGTCGTGTCGTCGAGCGAAGTGATTGAAGTATTGAGATTTCTCAAGGATGAGCTTGGCTTTGATCTGCTCAATGACATTACATGCGTCGACTATTTGAACTATCGCGATTCAACGGACCGGTTTGGCCTGGTTTATATCGTTTCGAACACGACGACGAACGAGCAATGGGTCGTCCGCACGTTCTTGAACGAGCCCGACTTAGTAGTTCCGACGGCCACGGGGCTGTGGAAAGGGGCCAATTGGATGGAGCGTGAAGTTTGGGACATGTTCGGCATCACCTTTGCTGGCCATCCCGACCATCGCCGCATTTTATTGCCCGACGAATTCACGGCGTTTCCATTGCGAAAAGACTATCCGCTGCAAGGCCGCGGCGAACGGCATAACTTTCCAGTGCTCACGAGGGAGTCGGCGTAG
- a CDS encoding four helix bundle protein, translating to MSIGRATTIGVLERTKSFAVKIFKMCSSLPKTMPAKTLGMQVLRSGTSVGSQY from the coding sequence ATGAGCATCGGAAGAGCAACAACGATCGGAGTTTTGGAACGAACAAAATCATTTGCTGTAAAAATCTTTAAGATGTGCTCAAGTCTTCCGAAGACCATGCCGGCGAAAACGCTCGGGATGCAAGTTCTGCGAAGTGGCACCTCCGTTGGATCCCAATACTGA
- the nuoB gene encoding NADH-quinone oxidoreductase subunit NuoB, with the protein MAVEIPENVVVSKLDELASWCRKNSLWPMPFATACCGIELMATGASKYDIARFGAEVFRFSPRQCDLMIVAGRVVMKMLPVLQRIWQQMNEPKWCISMGACASTGGVFDTYSVVQGIDRFIPVDMYLPGCPPRPEQLIQGIIDLQDKIQREGTVRGHEFEVEARQRPKRALVELPGLPEIDSARNPVI; encoded by the coding sequence GTGGCGGTAGAGATCCCCGAAAACGTCGTCGTTAGCAAGCTCGACGAGCTGGCAAGTTGGTGCCGCAAGAACAGTCTCTGGCCAATGCCGTTCGCCACGGCGTGCTGCGGCATCGAGTTGATGGCAACCGGTGCCAGCAAGTACGATATCGCCCGCTTTGGCGCGGAAGTATTTCGTTTCAGCCCGCGCCAATGCGACCTGATGATCGTGGCTGGCCGAGTGGTGATGAAGATGCTCCCCGTGCTGCAGCGCATCTGGCAGCAAATGAACGAGCCGAAGTGGTGCATCTCGATGGGCGCTTGCGCCAGCACGGGCGGCGTGTTCGACACCTACAGTGTCGTTCAAGGGATCGACCGCTTCATCCCCGTCGATATGTACCTCCCCGGTTGTCCGCCGCGGCCAGAACAGTTGATTCAAGGGATCATTGACCTGCAAGATAAAATCCAGCGCGAAGGAACTGTTCGCGGGCATGAATTTGAGGTTGAAGCCCGTCAACGGCCGAAACGAGCACTCGTCGAATTGCCCGGATTGCCGGAAATCGACAGTGCCAGAAATCCCGTGATTTGA
- the nuoD gene encoding NADH dehydrogenase (quinone) subunit D, producing the protein MPLAPVETRDIAHDEPQDYLWTLNFGPQHPATHTTLRIVLKLDGERVIDAMPDIGYLHSGFEKLGEHLNYNQYVTVTDRMNYISPMSNNVAWHGAVEKLLGLELPKRCQYIRVIIAELSRISDHLLCNGAAGLDTGAFTYFLYAFYQREVLYDIFETLCGARFTNSYTRVGGLMHDMTPLVVEKIRTFCQNFPKTLHDMERLLDRNKIFVDRTRNVGVLTKDEAINRSCSGPVARASGVTRDLRKDDPYLAYPDFDFQVCCMRTGDCYARYLVRMAEMWESLKIVQQAIENLPAGPVNVDIGQRTALPEKRWVYSTIEGTISHFELQMSNRGFEVPSEERYVAMEAPNGELGFYVVGDGTETAYRARCRPPSYIHFAVFPHLIRGHTLSDVVAVLGSLNIIAAELDR; encoded by the coding sequence ATGCCGTTAGCTCCGGTTGAAACACGCGATATCGCCCACGACGAGCCGCAGGATTACCTGTGGACGCTCAACTTCGGTCCGCAGCATCCGGCCACTCATACGACGCTGCGGATTGTGTTGAAGCTTGACGGCGAGCGGGTGATCGACGCAATGCCCGACATCGGCTATTTGCACTCTGGCTTCGAAAAGCTCGGTGAGCACTTGAATTACAATCAGTACGTCACCGTCACTGACCGGATGAACTATATCTCGCCGATGTCCAATAATGTGGCCTGGCACGGCGCTGTCGAAAAGTTGCTGGGGCTGGAACTGCCAAAGCGCTGCCAGTACATCCGCGTGATCATCGCCGAATTGTCGCGAATCAGTGACCATTTGCTGTGCAATGGCGCGGCAGGGCTCGATACCGGGGCTTTTACGTACTTCTTGTACGCGTTTTATCAGCGCGAAGTGCTGTACGACATTTTCGAGACGTTGTGCGGCGCGCGGTTCACCAACAGCTACACTCGGGTGGGCGGCTTGATGCACGACATGACGCCGCTGGTCGTCGAGAAAATACGCACATTTTGCCAAAATTTTCCCAAGACGCTGCACGACATGGAGCGGCTGCTCGACCGCAACAAGATCTTCGTCGATCGTACGAGAAATGTCGGCGTACTGACGAAAGACGAGGCGATCAACCGCAGTTGCAGCGGCCCTGTTGCACGCGCCAGCGGCGTAACGCGAGATCTTCGCAAAGACGATCCCTATTTGGCGTACCCGGATTTCGATTTCCAGGTCTGCTGCATGAGGACCGGCGACTGCTATGCCCGTTACCTGGTTCGCATGGCTGAAATGTGGGAGAGTTTGAAGATCGTGCAGCAAGCGATTGAGAATTTGCCGGCAGGCCCCGTCAATGTCGACATCGGCCAGCGCACGGCGCTGCCGGAAAAGCGCTGGGTGTATTCGACGATTGAAGGAACGATCTCACATTTCGAACTACAGATGAGCAACCGCGGCTTCGAAGTGCCCAGCGAAGAACGCTATGTAGCGATGGAAGCCCCCAATGGCGAACTGGGCTTTTACGTCGTGGGTGACGGCACGGAAACCGCCTACCGCGCGCGCTGCCGGCCGCCGTCTTATATCCACTTTGCAGTGTTTCCGCACTTGATCCGCGGTCATACGTTGAGTGACGTGGTGGCGGTGCTGGGAAGTTTGAACATCATTGCCGCCGAACTAGATCGATAA
- the ndhC gene encoding NADH-quinone oxidoreductase subunit A, translated as MDALLPILLFVLIAAAASCAMVLAPRVLAPRKCTRVKEMPYESGMDPIHDTRRRFAVRFHLVALAFLVFDVELLFLYPWAVAMRNQAGFSSAVGSVVSSRGLIFGGAMVFILLVVVGFAYDWRKGVFKWR; from the coding sequence ATGGATGCGTTACTGCCAATTCTGTTGTTCGTCTTGATTGCCGCGGCAGCATCGTGCGCCATGGTTTTGGCCCCGCGAGTGCTTGCTCCGCGAAAATGTACGCGGGTCAAAGAAATGCCCTATGAGAGTGGCATGGACCCTATTCACGACACCCGTCGGCGGTTTGCGGTACGTTTTCACCTTGTCGCCCTCGCGTTTTTAGTGTTCGACGTCGAACTATTGTTCCTCTATCCCTGGGCTGTCGCGATGCGAAATCAAGCTGGGTTTAGCTCTGCCGTCGGCAGCGTTGTCTCCAGTCGTGGTCTAATTTTCGGCGGCGCGATGGTGTTCATTTTGCTAGTGGTCGTCGGATTCGCTTACGACTGGCGAAAAGGGGTGTTCAAGTGGCGGTAG
- a CDS encoding NAD(P)H-dependent oxidoreductase subunit E: MSATVEKILTEEMVAEITALFPRYPTKQAVVLPALHVVNDQLRHVPLEAIVEIAQLLDLAPSQVQDTLSFYGMFKQDRPHGKVRAWVCRSISCMLRGGEEVLEHMCHQAGVRPGETTNDGNLTIEFAECLGACEYAPCMLEGKNLHRNLTKETAENFVKETMS, translated from the coding sequence ATGTCTGCGACAGTCGAAAAAATCTTGACGGAGGAAATGGTTGCCGAAATTACGGCGCTGTTTCCTCGCTATCCCACGAAGCAAGCCGTCGTGCTGCCGGCGCTGCATGTCGTCAACGATCAATTGCGGCACGTGCCGCTAGAGGCAATTGTCGAAATCGCGCAGTTGCTCGATCTTGCACCATCGCAGGTTCAAGACACGCTGTCGTTTTACGGCATGTTCAAACAAGACCGTCCGCACGGCAAAGTGCGGGCCTGGGTTTGCCGCTCGATTAGCTGTATGCTCCGCGGTGGCGAAGAAGTACTCGAGCACATGTGCCACCAAGCCGGCGTGCGGCCAGGTGAGACGACAAACGACGGAAATCTCACGATTGAATTTGCCGAATGCCTCGGCGCCTGCGAATACGCGCCCTGCATGTTGGAAGGCAAGAATTTGCACAGGAACTTAACCAAAGAAACAGCCGAGAATTTTGTAAAAGAAACTATGAGCTAA